From a single Fusobacterium pseudoperiodonticum genomic region:
- a CDS encoding immunity 26/phosphotriesterase HocA family protein translates to MKLIFELTNEQRKYLGLIPVEEHWELVKFDNGIYYYFEDDTIRKEIKVSKNYYHEAELNEKTAENRTMILPKTKRGKIKKFNYTATQSFSPFGTYFTFSTDGVIIANYTTQRTYYSEIFSEKEKISLDNLKKWLDKWMKETTEEDLEEIEEFKNAKRKHCKFNEGDFFAFKISRREWCFGRILLDVSKLKKDENFKKNKNYGLTNLMGKPLIIKVYHKISDNKNIDLKELSKCLALPSQAIMDNIFYYGEAIILGNLPLKPEENDMFISVSESISGIDKNIAYLQYGLIYREIPLSDYEKLIKDLKIGPQTLRREGIGFVIDTYKLKECIEAKSNSPFWEKYKKRNVPDLKNPDHIELKRKIFKAFGLDADKTYEENLKMLEVK, encoded by the coding sequence ATGAAATTGATATTTGAATTGACTAATGAACAAAGAAAATATTTAGGACTTATTCCTGTAGAAGAACATTGGGAACTTGTAAAGTTTGACAATGGTATCTATTATTATTTTGAAGATGATACTATTAGAAAAGAAATAAAAGTTAGCAAGAATTATTATCATGAAGCTGAATTAAATGAAAAAACAGCAGAAAATCGTACAATGATACTTCCTAAAACTAAAAGGGGAAAAATTAAAAAATTTAATTATACAGCAACTCAATCTTTTTCACCTTTTGGAACTTATTTTACTTTTTCAACTGATGGAGTGATTATTGCAAATTATACTACACAAAGAACTTATTATTCCGAAATATTTAGTGAAAAGGAAAAGATATCTCTTGATAATTTAAAAAAATGGTTAGATAAATGGATGAAAGAAACTACTGAAGAAGATTTAGAAGAAATAGAAGAATTTAAAAATGCTAAAAGAAAGCATTGTAAATTTAATGAAGGAGATTTCTTTGCTTTTAAAATCAGTAGAAGAGAATGGTGCTTTGGTAGAATTTTACTAGATGTTTCTAAACTAAAAAAAGATGAAAATTTTAAAAAGAACAAAAACTATGGTTTAACTAATCTTATGGGAAAACCTTTAATAATAAAAGTCTATCATAAGATAAGTGATAATAAAAATATTGATTTAAAAGAATTATCTAAGTGTTTGGCATTGCCTTCACAAGCTATTATGGATAATATTTTTTATTATGGAGAAGCTATTATTTTGGGTAATTTACCTTTAAAACCTGAGGAAAATGATATGTTTATTTCAGTTAGTGAAAGTATAAGCGGTATAGATAAAAATATTGCATACTTACAATATGGACTTATATATAGAGAAATTCCTCTTTCTGATTATGAAAAACTCATTAAAGACTTAAAAATTGGTCCTCAAACTCTTAGAAGAGAAGGAATAGGTTTTGTAATAGATACTTATAAATTAAAGGAATGTATAGAAGCAAAGTCTAATTCTCCTTTCTGGGAAAAATATAAAAAGCGTAATGTACCTGATTTGAAAAATCCAGATCATATAGAATTGAAAAGAAAAATTTTTAAAGCCTTTGGACTTGATGCCGATAAAACTTATGAGGAGAATTTAAAAATGTTGGAGGTTAAATAA
- a CDS encoding SatD family protein: MKNYSVLMIDLKNSRSYSIQDRNNLQNSILNSIKILNKAFKNSIKKEVEFSAGDEIQGLFTSPQSAYLYYRLFSIIIFPIEIHSGIGYGTWDIVMDNESSTAQDGTVYHNARKAIDEAKKSLEYSVLFYSSNKNDLIVNSLINSCNLLSFKQSKYQNNLMLLTEILYPIVYDNTILETEALKELLEFIQFEKKENLILDTNFSIEPAQIEKESFYITEGKKRGLSTQFSKLLGVSRQSVEKAIKTGNIYDLRNLTIAILKAMDNTQGESL, encoded by the coding sequence GTGAAAAATTACTCTGTATTGATGATAGATTTAAAAAATTCTCGTTCTTATTCTATTCAAGATAGGAATAATCTTCAAAATTCTATATTAAATAGTATAAAAATTTTAAATAAAGCTTTTAAGAATTCTATAAAAAAAGAAGTTGAATTCAGTGCAGGCGATGAAATACAGGGATTATTTACTTCTCCTCAATCAGCTTATTTGTATTATAGACTTTTCTCAATAATTATTTTTCCTATTGAAATTCATTCTGGAATAGGTTATGGAACATGGGATATTGTAATGGATAATGAAAGTAGCACTGCTCAAGATGGAACTGTCTATCATAATGCAAGAAAAGCTATTGATGAGGCTAAAAAATCCTTAGAATACTCTGTTCTTTTTTACTCAAGTAATAAAAATGACCTTATCGTAAACTCTTTAATCAATAGCTGTAACTTACTTTCTTTTAAGCAAAGTAAGTATCAAAATAATCTGATGTTATTGACAGAAATTCTATATCCTATTGTTTATGATAATACTATTCTTGAAACTGAAGCTTTAAAAGAACTTCTAGAATTTATTCAATTTGAAAAAAAAGAAAATTTGATATTAGATACCAATTTCTCTATTGAGCCTGCTCAAATAGAAAAAGAAAGTTTCTATATAACTGAGGGTAAAAAAAGAGGTCTATCAACTCAATTTTCAAAACTATTAGGAGTTAGTAGACAAAGTGTTGAAAAAGCTATAAAAACAGGAAATATATATGACTTAAGAAATTTAACTATAGCTATTTTAAAAGCTATGGATAACACACAAGGAGAAAGCTTATGA
- a CDS encoding DUF3307 domain-containing protein, producing MIIAILISIHLLADFLFQTSAYSERKRQALSTSFLHSFIYFIIFVAILAPIFEIKKIILFSLIISTSHFFINVIKNKLEKIFPQRRLQFLFFSFNQLLHFIAIVGFYYILNIENFTSQLYIVLKDCEYFKTFILYITVFSIILDPASVLIRKLFISISPKTYPKAYSEELKAGNIIGKLERTIIAILLLNNQFGLIGFVLTAKSIARFKQMENKNFAEKYLIGTLTSFLIVLITILILKGLL from the coding sequence ATGATTATAGCTATTTTGATAAGTATTCATTTATTAGCAGATTTTTTATTCCAAACTTCTGCTTATTCTGAAAGGAAAAGACAAGCATTAAGTACTTCATTTTTACATTCCTTTATTTATTTTATAATTTTTGTAGCTATATTGGCACCAATATTTGAGATTAAAAAGATTATTTTATTTAGTCTTATCATCTCTACTTCACATTTTTTTATTAATGTTATAAAAAATAAATTAGAGAAAATTTTCCCTCAAAGAAGATTACAATTTTTATTTTTTTCTTTTAATCAATTATTACATTTTATTGCTATAGTGGGATTTTATTATATTTTAAATATAGAGAATTTTACTTCTCAACTATATATAGTCTTAAAAGATTGTGAATATTTTAAAACATTTATTCTTTATATTACAGTTTTTTCTATAATATTAGATCCTGCTTCTGTTCTTATTAGAAAATTATTTATTTCAATCTCTCCTAAGACTTATCCTAAAGCTTATTCAGAGGAATTAAAAGCAGGAAATATAATTGGAAAGCTTGAAAGAACTATTATTGCTATTCTTTTATTAAATAATCAATTTGGACTTATAGGTTTTGTTTTGACTGCAAAAAGTATTGCTCGTTTTAAACAAATGGAAAATAAAAACTTTGCTGAGAAATATTTAATAGGAACATTAACAAGTTTCCTAATAGTATTAATTACTATTTTAATTTTAAAAGGACTACTGTAA